In one Drosophila pseudoobscura strain MV-25-SWS-2005 chromosome X, UCI_Dpse_MV25, whole genome shotgun sequence genomic region, the following are encoded:
- the LOC117184805 gene encoding uncharacterized protein — MDEVFSLHMEKLDVYDVLLLAGILSVIILICI, encoded by the exons ATGGACGAGGTGTTCAGCCTGCACATGGAAAAGCTGGACGTCTACGACG TTCTCCTTCTGGCTGGCATACTCTccgtaattattttaatttgtatttag
- the Irbp18 gene encoding CCAAT/enhancer-binding protein gamma, whose amino-acid sequence MPARRRTATAEASSSKDAESPMSPQSDDPAYKLKRKKNNEAVQRTREKTKKSAEDRKKRIEKLKQENEQLKVKIKSGKKHIATLRELIIQGEKTEDHHRIIQEILGAPDSDNDDEDDDDDPSS is encoded by the exons ATGCCAGCCAGAAGGAGAACTGCGACGGCGGAAGCGTCGAGCAGCAAAGACGCGGAATCGCCGATGAGTCCACAATCCGATGATCCCGCatacaaattgaaaagaaaaaagaacaatGAG GCAGTGCAGCGCACACGCGAGAAGACAAAGAAGTCGGCCGAGGACCGCAAGAAGCGCATCGAGAAGTTGAAACAGGAGAACGAGCAGCTCAAGGTGAAGATTAAGTCGGGAAAGAAGCACATTGCCACGCTGCGGGAACTGATCATACAGGGCGAGAAGACCGAGGATCATCATCGCATCATACAGGAGATTTTGGGTGCTCCCGACTCTgacaacgacgacgaagatgacgacgatgatccCAGCAGCTAA
- the APP-BP1 gene encoding nedd8-activating enzyme E1 regulatory subunit, with amino-acid sequence MSSPAPKSPELSDKSKKYDRQIRLWGEHGQTLLEAATICLVNVTAVGCETAKGLVLPGIGGFTVADGSTVKEEDLGNNFFLDASYIGKSKALACKQLLQELNPDVNGDYVDESVDYLLENRPNFFDSFDLVIASNLNEKTLLLLSKRLWDSNVPLLYCRSLGMMGTIRLQIREHCIVEAHPDNPQFDLRLDHPFEALRGHLENTEVTSKVPWLLVLHKYLRLWQKEQTDGHKTPKNYKEKNQLREAIRKEMNADEENYEEAIKAVNTAFGAATVPASLKAIFEDEACELLTKKSNVFWIMAKALKSFLTHDNNGYLPLPGVLPDMTANTDSYIALQNIYRQQALQDADQVYHKCQDYLKQLSLPPDTIDERSVRSFCREAAGLTVMRGTRIAEDYERNSRLLPLVEENEVQDNLTAYNFALRAYERFLSECGHIPGECTAEQDIGRLKTIASKMLSDLGTHATISDDVLHEICRYGGAELHAVSAFIGGCAAQEVIKIVTKQYKPIDNTFIYNAVSTESVTLKL; translated from the exons ATGTCTTCGCCTGCACCAAAGTCTCCGGAATTATCCGATAAAAGCAAGAAATATGATAGACAAATCAG GCTTTGGGGCGAGCATGGACAGACGCTGCTGGAGGCGGCTACCATTTGCTTAGTGAATGTCACCGCTGTCGGCTGTGAGACAGCCAAGGGGCTTGTGCTGCCTGGGATCGGCGGATTTACGGTGGCAGATGGCAGCACCGTCAAGGAGGAGGATCTGGGCAACAA TTTCTTTCTGGACGCCAGCTACATTGGCAAATCGAAAGCGTTGGCATGCAAGCAGCTCCTGCAGGAGCTTAATCCCGATGTCAACGGCGACTATGTAGATGAAAGTGTGGACTACCTTCTGGAAAATCGGCCGAATTTCTTTGACAGCTTTGACCTGGTCATAGCTTCGAACCTGAACGAGAAAACCTTGCTGTTGCTTTCGAAACGCCTCTGGGATTCGAATGTGCCGCTGCTGTATTGCCGTTCGCTGGGCATGATGGGCACCATACGCCTTCAGATACGTGAACATTGTATTGTGGAGGCCCATCCGGACAATCCTCAGTTCGACTTGCGTCTGGACCATCCGTTCGAGGCACTGCGCGGCCATCTCGAGAACACAGAAGTAACCAGCAAAGTGCCCTGGCTACTAGTGCTGCACAAATACCTCAGACTCTGGCAGAAGGAGCAGACGGATGGTCACAAGACTCCCAAAAACTACAAGGAGAAGAACCAACTGCGCGAAGCAATCAGAAAAGAGATGAACGCAGACGAGGAGAACTACGAGGAGGCCATCAAGGCAGTTAATACAGCGTTCGGTGCAGCCACAGTGCCGGCATCTCTCAAAGCCATATTCGAGGACGAAGCGTGCGAGCTACTGACCAAGAAG AGCAACGTTTTCTGGATCATGGCCAAGGCGTTGAAGAGCTTTTTAACACACGATAATAACGGATATCTGCCTTTGCCTGGTGTCCTGCCCGACATGACGGCCAACACGGACTCGTACATTGCCCTGCAAAACATCTATCGCCAGCAGGCGCTACAGGATGCTGATCAGGTGTACCACAAGTGCCAGGACTACCTCAagcagctgtctctgcccccAGACACCATTGACGAGCGAAGCGTGAGATCGTTTTGCCGTGAGGCGGCCGGTCTGACGGTAATGCGTGGGACACGCATTGCAGAAGATTACGAGAGAAACAGTCGCCTTTTGCCATTGG TGGAGGAAAATGAGGTCCAGGACAATCTTACCGCCTATAACTTTGCCCTGCGCGCCTATGAGCGTTTTCTCAGCGAATGCGGACATATTCCCGGCGAGTGCACTGCCGAACAGGACATTGGACGCCTAAAGACAATTGCTAGCAAAATGCTAAGCGACTTGGGCACCCATGCGACTATCAGCGATGATGTTCTACACGAGATTTGCCGCTACGGCGGCGCGGAGCTGCATGCCGTCTCCGCATTTATTG GTGGCTGTGCTGCCCAGGAAGTCATCAAGATTGTTACCAAACAATATAAGCCCATTGATAATACCTTTATCTACAATGCTGTAAGCACTGAAAGTGTCACGTTGAAGTTGTAA